The following coding sequences are from one Nicotiana tabacum cultivar K326 chromosome 1, ASM71507v2, whole genome shotgun sequence window:
- the LOC142164819 gene encoding uncharacterized protein LOC142164819: MAGDKKTQGTTSNFDSTTPLYMHPSESDGTMLVPMVFDGIGYRSWKKGVLRALLVKNKVGFITGKCKKPNADEATYDQWARCDDMVTSWILNSLSKDLADSLQYVNDAKKLW, from the coding sequence ATGGCTGGAGATAAGAAAACTCAAGGTACAACTAGTAATTTCGATTCGACTACCCCACTATATATGCACCCATCGGAGAGTGACGGAACGATGCTAGTTCCCATGGTTTTTGACGGAATCGGCTACAGATCCTGGAAAAAAGGAGTCCTTAGAGCTTTGTTAGTGAAGAACAAAGTCGGCTTCATTACAGGAAAGTGTAAGAAACCTAATGCTGATGAAGCAACTTATGATCAGTGGGCTCGTTGTGATGATATGGTTACATCATGGATTTTGAATTCACTCTCAAAGGATCTAGCGGATAGTCTACAATATGTCAATGATGCTAAGAAATTATGGTAG